In Carassius auratus strain Wakin chromosome 36, ASM336829v1, whole genome shotgun sequence, the following are encoded in one genomic region:
- the zmat3 gene encoding zinc finger matrin-type protein 3 codes for MAMNVKNRDAFYSSADYCNIYSSQPVNYGDCSHYFPRMTGPDPVLKPPLSLLCHQPPQPFQAMTPIQNLSPPPMMMLPDPLRFPHCTPLAIKPPPHLQLPPNLPIPAPPVLSPKPPEEDGQAVGADQEATLEELCKPLYCKLCNVTLNSAQQAQAHYQGKNHSKKLRNFYAGSQQPPPIRIAEVVEPVSQQPSATPPTDSANATANQPVSKGASRVILATENDYCKLCDASFSSPAVAQAHYQGKNHAKRLRLAEAQQNATSLDTQRRPRKEGYEYRLMKNRRVQNNTAMPGPYYNPRPRQRIPRDLAMCVTPSGQFYCSMCNSGASEEAEFRLHLESKQHKSRVSEQRYRSEMENLGYT; via the exons ATGGCGATGAATGTAAAGAACAGAGATGCTTTTTATTCAAGTGCTGACTATTGCAATATCTACAGCTCTCAGCCTGTAAACTATGGAGACTGCAGCCATTATTTCCCCCGGATGACAG GTCCGGACCCTGTTTTAAAACCACCTCTTAGCTTGTTATGTCATCAGCCGCCTCAGCCCTTCCAGGCCATGACCCCGATCCAAAACCTCAGTCCCCCGCCGATGATGATGCTGCCGGACCCCTTGCGTTTCCCACACTGCACTCCTCTAGCCATAAAGCCACCCCCTCACCTCCAGTTGCCACCCAACCTGCCCATCCCAGCACCCCCCGTCCTCAGTCCCAAGCCCCCTGAAGAAGACGGCCAGGCGGTGGGTGCTGACCAGGAAGCCACTCTGGAGGAGCTCTGCAAGCCTCTATACTGTAAGCTCTGTAACGTCACTCTCAACTCTGCCCAACAAGCTCAGGCACATTATCAG GGGAAAAACCACAGTAAGAAGCTGCGCAATTTTTATGCTGGCAGCCAGCAGCCACCTCCCATTAGAATAGCAGAGGTAGTAGAGCCAGTTTCCCAGCAACCCTCAGCCACTCCACCCACAGATTCTGCAAACGCGACTGCCAACCAG CCAGTCTCTAAGGGCGCTAGCAGAGTCATACTGGCCACAGAAAATGACTACTGCAAGCTGTGTGATGCTTCCTTCAGCTCCCCCGCTGTGGCCCAGGCACACTACCAGGGCAAGAACCACGCCAAAAGACTGCGGCTGGCCGAGGCGCAGCAGAACGCCACGTCCTT AGACACTCAGAGACGGCCACGGAAAGAAGGATACGAGTACCGATTAATGAAGAACCGTAGGGTTCAGAACAACACTGCCATGCCAG GCCCTTACTACAACCCCCGGCCGAGGCAGCGTATCCCACGAGACCTTGCGATGTGTGTCACACCCAGCGGGCAGTTCTATTGCTCAATGTGTAACTCAGGAGCCAGTGAGGAAGCAGAGTTTCGTTTACACCTGGAGAGCAAGCAGCATAAAAGCAGAGTGTCCGAGCAACGCTACCGTAGCGAGATGGAGAATCTGGGATACACTTAA